In Hemiscyllium ocellatum isolate sHemOce1 chromosome 41 unlocalized genomic scaffold, sHemOce1.pat.X.cur. SUPER_41_unloc_26, whole genome shotgun sequence, one genomic interval encodes:
- the LOC132808871 gene encoding zinc finger protein 239-like, translated as MVTARRLLPEEAVEADTITSFKKHLDWKRVEVHKPDTSKFTLRRGRCVALSVGKDLLSRLPWLFTKRLLTGERLFPCSQCGKGFAQSSSLVEQQRLHSGERSFPCSHCGKRFSDLYSMLRHERIHTGERRCGKECTQLSSLQRHQRIHTGERPFTCSQCGKNFSQVSDLQTNQRFHNGERPFTCSQCGKRYTQFSSLQTHQRVHTRERLSTCSRRQKGYTRVSSQQEHQRDHQ; from the exons ATGGTGACTGCCCGGAGGCTGTTGCCAGAGGAggcggtggaagcagacacaataacatcattcaagaagcacctggattgGAAGAGAGTGGAGGTACACAAACCCG ACACAAGCAAGTTCACACTGAGGAGAGGCCGTTGTgttgctctgagtgtgggaaaggATTTGTTAAGCCGTCTGCCTTGGTTATTCACCAAACGGCTTCTCACTGGGGAGAGGCTGTTCccctgctctcagtgtgggaaaggattcgcTCAGTCATCGAGCTTGGTCGAACAACAACGGCTTCACTCTGGGGAGAGGTCGTTTCCCTGCTCTCACTGTGGGAAGAGATTCTCTGATTTGTACTCCATGCTACGACATGAACGGATTCACACCGGGGAAAGGCGGTGTGGGAAGGAATGCACTCAATTATCCAGCCTGCAGAGACACCAGCGGATTCACACCggagagagaccattcacctgctctcagtgcgggaagaaTTTCTCTCAAGTATCCGACCTGCAGACAAACCAGCGATTTCACaatggggagaggccattcacctgctctcagtgtgggaagaGATACACTCAGTTTTCCAGCCTGCAgacacaccagcgagttcacactcgAGAGAGGCTGTCCACCTGCTCTCGGCGGCAGAAGGGATACACTCGAGTATCTAGCCAGCAGGAACACCAACGAGACCATCAGTGA